From the Streptomyces sp. NBC_01216 genome, the window GGCGACCCGGGACGTGGACGGCTCCGCACCGCAGCCCTCGACTCTGGTGCACCCGCGGTACAACGGCTGAGAGCCCGTCGGGTGGCCTTCGGCCCGGCCAGAGGCCACCCGAGAGGCTCTGAGACGCACCCCGGAGCGGGCAAGGGCCCGTGAGGTGGCGGCGCGCGCGGCGGAGGGGGAGAGGAAAGGCACCGGGCGTGGCCCGGAGCGCGGAACGAGGCGGGAGCGGGGACCGGCGGGGCGGGCCGGGGCGCACAAACAGGCGACGAGGGCGCCGGGGCTGAGTAGGCTCGTTTCCCATGGAGCATGAGGTGTTCGTTCCGGTTCCGGCCGAGGTCCTGCGCGCGACGCTCACGGACCCCGCACGGGTGGCGCGCTGCGTTCCCGGCCTCCAGCAGGACGCCGACGCGGAGGCGGGCCCGCTCTCGGGCCGGCTGCGGGTCCGGGTCGGTGGCAACACCATCACCTACCGCGGTGCCCTGCGGCTGGCGGAGCGGGACGGCACCTATCTGGCGGAAGGCGAGGGAATCGAAGCCCGCGGCAAGGGTTCGGCCACGCTGGCGCTGACGCTCGTGCTCACCCCGGTGGCCGACGGCACGAATCTCGCCTTCAGCGCCACGCTCACCGCCGGCGGACGGCTGGCGGACCTGTCGGAGGAGTCGGCGGCCTCGGCAGGCCGTCGCCTGCTCGACCGCTTCGCCGCGTCCCTGGCGACCGCCGCCGCGCGGACGACCACGGACGGGGCCACCACCGCGCCGGACGAGAACGCGGCCGGGGACGCCGGCCCGGGCGGAGGGACGGACAGCGACGCCCACGGGGCCGGGGCCGGGGAAACCGCCCGCCCGTC encodes:
- a CDS encoding SRPBCC domain-containing protein, translated to MEHEVFVPVPAEVLRATLTDPARVARCVPGLQQDADAEAGPLSGRLRVRVGGNTITYRGALRLAERDGTYLAEGEGIEARGKGSATLALTLVLTPVADGTNLAFSATLTAGGRLADLSEESAASAGRRLLDRFAASLATAAARTTTDGATTAPDENAAGDAGPGGGTDSDAHGAGAGETARPSVFDTPVPPPSLDPRPDEEFGEKPVEFPAETPAVEAAHARRTMIGRSAEEVDHAPPRGRYAPVPAPDSGGSGATLRWIAPAAALALASAVVLGRALRRRR